One genomic region from Thermoleptolyngbya sichuanensis A183 encodes:
- a CDS encoding SDR family oxidoreductase, which yields MNPPKHAIITGGSSGIGLAIAHRLAAQGASLSLIARTPEKLEAARAQLEAKRRLPDQQVFTVAADVADRAQADQAVQRAIAHLGPPDWLVTCAGIARPGEFLEIPVEVFERTMAVNYFGTLYCIRAALPAMEQQRHGQIVCVSSGAGLIGLYGYTAYSPSKFALRGLAESLRGELKPKGIGVSIVYPPDTDTPQLAEENKTKPLVTQKITATAKTWSADGVAEVILAGVQRRAFAITPGFEMGVLNRLHSVLLPMLNQSFDKITAKVRNLQ from the coding sequence ATGAACCCACCCAAACACGCCATCATCACAGGCGGCTCTAGCGGCATTGGGCTGGCGATCGCCCACCGATTGGCCGCCCAGGGAGCCTCCCTCTCGCTGATTGCCCGCACCCCCGAAAAGCTAGAGGCGGCGCGGGCGCAGCTTGAAGCCAAGCGGCGCTTGCCCGACCAGCAGGTCTTCACCGTTGCCGCCGACGTGGCCGATCGAGCGCAGGCAGACCAGGCCGTGCAGCGGGCGATCGCCCATTTGGGCCCACCGGATTGGCTCGTCACCTGCGCCGGAATTGCGCGGCCGGGCGAGTTTCTAGAAATTCCCGTCGAGGTATTTGAGCGAACCATGGCGGTGAATTACTTTGGCACGCTGTACTGCATCCGCGCGGCCCTGCCCGCAATGGAGCAACAGCGGCACGGGCAGATTGTCTGCGTGTCCTCTGGGGCAGGGCTGATCGGCCTCTACGGCTACACCGCCTACAGTCCTAGCAAGTTTGCCCTGCGCGGCCTGGCCGAGTCTCTGCGGGGCGAACTCAAACCCAAAGGCATCGGCGTGTCCATTGTCTATCCGCCCGACACCGACACGCCGCAACTCGCCGAGGAAAACAAAACCAAGCCCCTTGTCACTCAAAAAATTACTGCCACCGCCAAGACCTGGAGCGCTGATGGCGTTGCCGAGGTGATCCTGGCGGGTGTGCAGCGCCGCGCCTTTGCTATCACTCCCGGCTTTGAAATGGGCGTATTGAACCGCCTGCACAGCGTGTTGCTGCCCATGCTCAATCAATCCTTTGACAAAATCACTGCCAAGGTCAGAAACTTGCAATGA